From Streptomyces griseorubiginosus, one genomic window encodes:
- a CDS encoding pectate lyase, with protein MNAQTWHGHVITKVMTKAVAVAGCTALVLAVTGTTAQAKGHDTARETLAAGDGWASYGTGTTGGAAADAAHVYTVTDWAGFKAALAAGGSAPKIIKVKGTIDAVSEGCDSLAAPGYDFDAYLAKYSPEAWGLDTDLSAEPDDSPEGLRRASAANQDQTIKANVPANTTIIGVGRDAGFKGASLQIKAVDNVIVRNLTFESPIDCFPQWDPTDGSTGNWNSEYDTAVVYGSTHVWLDHNTFTDGSHPDSAAPTYFGMLYQQHDGELDIVRGANYVTASWNVFADHDKTILIGNSDSESTAVGDRGKLKVTFHHNLFSDLVERAPRVRFGQVDSYNNHFVANSDYAYSFGIGKESQLVAEHNAFTLPTGISAAKVLKRWNVSPLTAADNYVNGKLTDLIAVHNAEIPAETLESGAGWTPTLRTKVDPTKKVPTIVDRGAGAGRVC; from the coding sequence ATGAACGCACAGACATGGCATGGGCATGTCATCACCAAGGTCATGACGAAGGCCGTGGCGGTAGCGGGCTGCACCGCTCTGGTCCTCGCGGTCACCGGGACCACCGCCCAGGCCAAGGGCCACGACACGGCCCGCGAGACCCTCGCCGCCGGTGACGGCTGGGCCTCCTACGGCACCGGCACCACCGGAGGCGCGGCCGCCGACGCCGCCCACGTCTACACCGTCACCGACTGGGCCGGCTTCAAGGCCGCCCTCGCCGCCGGCGGCAGCGCACCGAAGATCATCAAGGTGAAGGGGACCATCGACGCCGTGTCGGAAGGGTGCGACTCGCTCGCCGCTCCCGGCTACGACTTCGACGCCTACCTGGCGAAGTACTCGCCGGAGGCCTGGGGCCTGGACACCGACCTGAGCGCAGAGCCCGACGACAGCCCCGAGGGTCTGCGCCGCGCCTCGGCCGCCAACCAGGACCAGACGATCAAGGCGAACGTCCCGGCCAACACGACGATCATCGGGGTCGGCCGCGATGCCGGGTTCAAGGGGGCCAGCCTCCAGATCAAGGCCGTCGACAACGTCATCGTCCGCAACCTCACCTTCGAGAGCCCCATCGACTGCTTCCCGCAGTGGGACCCGACGGACGGCTCCACCGGCAACTGGAACTCCGAGTACGACACCGCCGTCGTCTACGGCTCCACCCATGTCTGGCTGGACCACAACACCTTCACCGACGGCAGCCACCCCGACAGTGCCGCGCCCACCTACTTCGGCATGCTCTACCAGCAGCACGACGGTGAGCTGGACATCGTCCGGGGCGCGAACTACGTCACCGCCTCCTGGAACGTCTTCGCCGACCACGACAAGACGATCCTGATCGGCAACAGCGACAGCGAGTCCACGGCGGTGGGGGACCGGGGCAAGCTCAAGGTCACCTTCCACCACAACCTGTTCTCGGACCTCGTCGAGCGCGCACCCCGCGTGCGCTTCGGACAGGTCGACTCCTACAACAACCACTTCGTGGCGAACAGCGACTACGCCTACAGCTTCGGCATCGGCAAGGAGTCCCAACTCGTCGCCGAGCACAACGCGTTCACGCTGCCGACGGGGATCAGCGCGGCCAAGGTGCTCAAGCGGTGGAACGTCTCGCCGCTCACCGCCGCCGACAACTACGTCAACGGCAAGCTCACCGACCTGATCGCCGTCCACAACGCGGAGATCCCCGCCGAGACCCTGGAGTCCGGCGCGGGCTGGACCCCGACCCTGCGCACGAAGGTCGACCCCACGAAGAAGGTCCCGACCATCGTCGACCGCGGCGCGGGCGCGGGGCGCGTGTGCTGA
- a CDS encoding pectinesterase family protein, whose protein sequence is MSSHHAQLPLSRRGFLLAGTGAAAALALTPTPAQAAGAEASASAARGRRPFGRFGSPSARLTPQTLYVDPQGRGDHTTVKAAVTAATGSGWTLVLAPGTYRETVAVDATRTEATWIGASEDPRDVVIVYDNAAGTPKPGGGTYGTTGSATTTVQADGFTARWITFANDWLRADHPDITGTQAVAIKVQGDRSAFHHCRFLGHQDTLYADSIALTSFARQYFAHCYAEGDVDFVFGRATAVYEHCHFRTLNRTDLAAPPYGFVFAPSTAGANPRGYLVTRSRVSSEAPDAAYKLARPWVPSSDPTARPSLTVRDTWLGPGIDAVAPYTNMSDAFPWQNQRFAEYRNEGPGARITVPENRPQLTREQAESATREAYLGDWKPWKETC, encoded by the coding sequence ATGTCCTCGCACCACGCCCAACTCCCCCTGTCCAGAAGAGGTTTCCTGCTCGCGGGCACCGGAGCGGCAGCCGCTCTCGCGCTGACGCCCACCCCCGCCCAGGCCGCCGGCGCCGAAGCATCCGCCTCCGCAGCCCGCGGCCGGCGCCCCTTCGGCCGGTTCGGGTCGCCGTCCGCCCGGCTCACCCCGCAGACCCTCTACGTCGACCCGCAGGGCCGGGGCGACCACACCACCGTCAAGGCCGCCGTCACCGCCGCCACCGGCAGCGGCTGGACCCTGGTCCTCGCCCCCGGCACCTACCGGGAGACCGTCGCCGTCGACGCCACCCGCACCGAGGCCACCTGGATCGGCGCCTCCGAGGACCCCCGGGACGTCGTGATCGTCTACGACAACGCGGCCGGCACCCCCAAGCCCGGCGGCGGCACCTACGGCACCACCGGGTCGGCCACCACGACCGTGCAGGCCGACGGCTTCACCGCCCGCTGGATCACCTTCGCCAACGACTGGCTGCGCGCCGACCACCCCGACATCACCGGCACCCAGGCCGTCGCGATCAAGGTGCAGGGCGACCGCTCCGCCTTCCACCACTGCCGCTTCCTCGGCCACCAGGACACCCTCTACGCCGACTCGATCGCCCTCACCTCCTTCGCCCGCCAGTACTTCGCGCACTGCTACGCCGAGGGAGACGTCGACTTCGTCTTCGGCCGGGCCACGGCCGTCTACGAGCACTGCCACTTCCGCACCCTGAACCGCACCGACCTGGCGGCGCCGCCGTACGGCTTCGTGTTCGCGCCCTCGACGGCGGGGGCCAACCCGCGCGGCTACCTCGTCACCAGGAGCCGTGTCAGCAGCGAAGCCCCGGACGCCGCCTACAAGTTGGCGCGGCCGTGGGTGCCCAGCTCCGACCCCACCGCCAGGCCGAGCCTCACCGTCCGCGACACCTGGCTGGGCCCCGGCATCGACGCGGTCGCGCCCTACACCAACATGTCGGACGCCTTCCCCTGGCAGAACCAGCGGTTCGCCGAGTACCGCAACGAAGGTCCGGGTGCCCGGATCACCGTCCCGGAGAACCGGCCCCAACTGACGCGCGAGCAGGCGGAGTCGGCGACCCGCGAGGCCTACCTCGGCGACTGGAAGCCGTGGAAGGAGACCTGCTGA
- a CDS encoding pectinesterase family protein, which translates to MRRRTLLAAGLGLTVAGATPAYAAGGRRVLHVRPGDSVQAAVDAVTGPGWTIVVHPGTYREVVDIPASAAELTLRGAVRDPRAAVIVYDNANGTQKPDGSGTYGTAGSATFTSAAPGLTVRDLTLANDWLRADHPEITGTQAVAAYTYGDRTHFENVRLLAHQDTLFVETTALTSFDRQYFRRCHIEGDVDFVFGRATAVFEECHFHTLQRDVGFTPKGMVFAPSTARANPYGILAVRSRITSGAEDGAYKLARPWVPSYETTAWPSLVVRDSRIGPGIDPVTPYTNMREQYPWQSMRFREYGNSGPGAVVTVPENRPQLTAEEAALHTKRTYLGDWCPRA; encoded by the coding sequence ATGCGCCGACGCACCCTTCTCGCGGCCGGTCTCGGACTCACGGTGGCGGGAGCAACCCCGGCCTACGCCGCCGGAGGCCGCCGCGTCCTCCACGTCCGCCCCGGCGACTCCGTCCAGGCCGCCGTCGACGCGGTGACCGGCCCCGGCTGGACGATCGTCGTGCACCCGGGGACGTATCGCGAGGTCGTCGACATCCCGGCGTCGGCGGCGGAGTTGACCCTGCGCGGTGCCGTCCGCGACCCGCGCGCCGCCGTCATCGTGTACGACAACGCCAACGGCACCCAGAAACCCGACGGTTCGGGCACCTACGGCACCGCGGGCTCCGCCACCTTCACCTCCGCGGCCCCCGGCCTCACCGTCCGCGACCTCACCCTCGCCAACGACTGGCTGCGCGCCGACCATCCCGAGATCACCGGCACCCAGGCGGTCGCGGCCTACACCTACGGCGACCGCACCCACTTCGAGAACGTCCGCCTCCTGGCCCACCAGGACACCCTCTTCGTCGAGACGACCGCGCTGACCTCCTTCGACCGGCAGTACTTCCGCCGCTGCCACATCGAGGGCGACGTCGACTTCGTCTTCGGGCGGGCCACCGCCGTCTTCGAGGAGTGCCACTTCCACACCCTCCAGCGGGACGTCGGCTTCACCCCCAAGGGCATGGTCTTCGCACCCTCCACCGCCCGCGCCAACCCGTACGGCATCCTCGCGGTCCGCTCCCGGATCACCTCCGGCGCGGAGGACGGGGCGTACAAGCTGGCCCGGCCCTGGGTGCCGTCGTACGAGACGACCGCCTGGCCGTCCCTGGTGGTGCGGGACAGCCGGATCGGGCCGGGGATCGACCCGGTGACCCCGTACACCAACATGCGCGAGCAGTACCCCTGGCAGTCCATGCGCTTTCGGGAGTACGGCAACTCCGGTCCCGGCGCGGTCGTCACCGTCCCGGAGAACCGGCCCCAACTCACCGCCGAGGAAGCCGCTCTGCACACGAAGCGCACCTACCTCGGCGACTGGTGCCCGCGTGCGTAG
- a CDS encoding pectate lyase, whose translation MRRAAAGPVRGAAAALLAGACLLGAAPQASAGGRGPVGWGSLGTGTTGGAGGTTWTVHSRAELKTALDNAGDPTAPKVIRVVGEVNGHEAEDGSLLGEQDYAPGYDLAQYISCFGEDGTTWSDTRHDYCKQQRQLRQTGSNKEKAQIQLTVPSNTTLVGVGGDARLLGVFLTVNTGTNIIVRNLELEAPVDHFTTWSPGDGTQGSWNARFDAMTVITGRNIWVDHCTFTDGRFPDREAPAGFHGERVGRHDGLLDIEDGSDYITVSDSRFTDHDKALLVGSGDGRGDRDRGHLRVTFLRNLFTDIVQRGPRVRFGQVHVVNNVYVSRRRTPLYALGAGVESALFSERNVFRYDATLARYGGERFHDSGSWINGRPARLNTVAAGLGLTDDVGWDPADIYDYRPLTTARAVEHHVLTHAGTGRQYGRP comes from the coding sequence GTGCGTAGGGCGGCCGCCGGCCCCGTGCGCGGGGCGGCCGCCGCCCTCCTCGCCGGCGCGTGTCTGCTCGGGGCCGCGCCCCAGGCTTCCGCAGGCGGGCGCGGTCCCGTCGGCTGGGGCTCCCTGGGCACCGGCACCACCGGCGGAGCGGGCGGCACCACCTGGACCGTGCACAGCCGCGCCGAACTCAAGACGGCCCTCGACAACGCGGGCGACCCCACCGCGCCCAAGGTCATCCGGGTCGTCGGAGAGGTCAACGGCCATGAGGCGGAGGACGGTTCGCTGCTCGGCGAGCAGGACTACGCCCCCGGCTACGACCTCGCCCAGTACATATCCTGCTTCGGCGAGGACGGCACGACCTGGTCCGACACCCGTCACGACTACTGCAAGCAGCAGCGGCAGCTCCGCCAGACCGGCTCCAACAAGGAGAAGGCCCAGATCCAGCTGACGGTGCCGAGCAACACGACCCTGGTCGGCGTCGGCGGCGACGCCCGGCTGCTGGGCGTCTTCCTCACGGTGAACACCGGCACGAACATCATCGTGCGCAACCTCGAACTCGAAGCGCCCGTCGACCACTTCACCACCTGGTCGCCCGGTGACGGGACACAGGGCAGCTGGAACGCCCGTTTCGACGCGATGACCGTCATCACCGGCAGGAACATCTGGGTCGACCACTGCACCTTCACCGACGGCCGCTTCCCGGACCGCGAGGCGCCCGCCGGCTTCCACGGCGAGCGCGTCGGGCGGCACGACGGACTGCTGGACATCGAGGACGGCTCCGACTACATCACGGTCTCCGACAGCCGGTTCACCGACCACGACAAGGCGCTCCTCGTCGGGTCGGGAGACGGCCGCGGAGACCGCGACCGCGGACACCTCAGGGTGACCTTCCTGCGGAACCTCTTCACCGACATCGTGCAGCGCGGCCCCCGCGTCCGCTTCGGACAGGTCCACGTCGTCAACAACGTGTACGTGTCCCGGCGCCGGACCCCGCTCTACGCCCTGGGTGCCGGTGTGGAGTCCGCCCTCTTCTCCGAGCGCAACGTCTTCCGGTACGACGCGACCCTCGCCCGCTACGGAGGCGAGCGCTTCCACGACAGCGGCTCCTGGATCAACGGCCGTCCGGCCCGCCTGAACACGGTGGCCGCCGGTCTCGGACTGACCGACGACGTGGGCTGGGACCCGGCCGACATCTACGACTACCGGCCGCTCACCACGGCCAGGGCGGTCGAGCACCACGTCCTCACGCACGCCGGCACCGGGAGGCAGTATGGGCGGCCATGA
- a CDS encoding dienelactone hydrolase family protein, producing the protein MGGHDTFGRRAFVVGAGAAVLAGGAVSPAAAGVVEGPLPDFHPALKAELDFPLAWGTSPVRDFRTWRRKARAVVEEHLLVPSQDGTPYAPEYTGTVQSDGYTRELVTLSLTRHERVRAALLTPHGRGPFPAVLLLHDHGAKFDIGKEKLVRPWYDDTRLGSAQGWADKYFSGRFVGDELARRGYVVLCADALGWGDRGPVTYDQQQALASNFFNLGSSLAGLMAREDARAAGFLAGLKKVDAGRIAAVGFSMGAYRAWQTAALTDHIAATASVCWMTGLKEMMVPGNNTLRGQSSYYMLHPGLPRFLDFPDVASIAAPRPMLFFNGALDALFPADGVRVAYDKLRAVWHSRHAEERLHLKTWPDLGHVFVDRMQDEVYSWLDQVL; encoded by the coding sequence ATGGGCGGCCATGACACCTTCGGGCGCCGGGCGTTCGTGGTGGGCGCCGGGGCGGCCGTGCTGGCCGGGGGAGCGGTGAGTCCCGCCGCGGCGGGGGTGGTCGAGGGCCCGCTGCCCGACTTCCACCCGGCGCTCAAGGCCGAGCTGGACTTCCCCCTGGCGTGGGGGACTTCACCGGTGCGGGACTTCCGGACCTGGCGCCGGAAAGCCAGGGCCGTGGTCGAGGAGCACCTTCTCGTCCCGAGCCAGGACGGGACGCCGTACGCACCGGAGTACACCGGCACCGTTCAAAGCGACGGCTATACACGGGAGTTGGTGACTCTCTCCCTCACCCGACACGAACGCGTCCGCGCCGCCCTGCTCACCCCGCACGGCCGCGGACCGTTCCCCGCCGTGCTGCTGCTCCACGACCACGGGGCGAAGTTCGACATCGGCAAGGAGAAGCTGGTCCGGCCGTGGTACGACGACACCCGGCTCGGCTCCGCGCAGGGCTGGGCGGACAAGTACTTCAGCGGACGGTTCGTCGGCGACGAGCTGGCCCGGCGCGGCTATGTCGTGCTGTGCGCGGACGCGCTCGGCTGGGGCGACCGGGGGCCGGTCACCTACGACCAACAGCAGGCACTGGCAAGCAACTTCTTCAATCTCGGCTCCTCGCTCGCCGGGCTCATGGCTCGTGAGGACGCCCGTGCCGCCGGGTTCCTGGCCGGACTGAAGAAGGTGGACGCCGGCAGGATCGCCGCCGTCGGGTTCTCCATGGGCGCCTACCGGGCCTGGCAGACGGCCGCCCTCACCGACCACATCGCGGCCACCGCGTCCGTCTGCTGGATGACCGGCCTCAAGGAAATGATGGTGCCCGGCAACAACACCCTGCGCGGGCAGTCCAGTTACTACATGCTCCACCCGGGACTGCCCCGGTTCCTCGACTTCCCCGACGTGGCGAGCATCGCCGCACCCAGGCCGATGCTCTTCTTCAACGGCGCCCTCGACGCGCTGTTCCCCGCCGACGGCGTCCGCGTGGCGTACGACAAGCTGCGCGCCGTCTGGCACTCCCGCCACGCCGAGGAGCGGTTGCACCTGAAGACCTGGCCCGACCTGGGCCACGTCTTCGTCGACCGCATGCAGGACGAGGTCTACAGCTGGCTCGACCAGGTGCTGTGA
- a CDS encoding right-handed parallel beta-helix repeat-containing protein, whose product MSRRTALVATAALALGSGLAVLPTQAQAATVVVSNSTDLSNAIKNATAGTVIQVRGGTYYPTATLQSTANGSSSAPVTLTAYGSETVKIDGSNLPDGDWIFKLTADYWNVSNITFQNSPDSAVVCQSCTGTVWNNIKTINGGDSGFTLTGDGTVNNTVKNIDSYGNYDAAGHGENADGIAVKFGSGTGNLITGARLYNNSDDGIDFWSFSSPVTVEHTWSMGNGVNRWSDSAFAGDGNGYKLGGDGEVVAHVINNSAAWGNAGNGFTENSNTGALVINRTTAYANSKWGYYFATSSAKLGKNLAVSNGGGSVNKGSKVTSSGNNWDSGISTPAFRSTDASTTYNARSSSGTLPATTFLTTGSTTIGATMD is encoded by the coding sequence ATGTCTCGTCGTACCGCTCTCGTCGCCACCGCCGCCCTCGCCCTCGGCTCGGGCCTCGCCGTCCTCCCCACCCAGGCGCAGGCCGCGACCGTGGTCGTCAGCAACTCCACCGACCTGTCCAACGCCATCAAGAACGCCACCGCCGGCACCGTGATCCAGGTCCGCGGCGGCACCTACTACCCGACGGCCACCCTCCAGTCCACGGCCAACGGCAGCTCCTCCGCGCCGGTCACGCTCACCGCGTACGGCTCGGAGACCGTCAAGATCGACGGCTCGAACCTGCCCGACGGCGACTGGATCTTCAAGCTGACCGCCGACTACTGGAACGTCTCCAACATCACCTTCCAGAACTCCCCGGACAGCGCGGTCGTCTGCCAGTCCTGCACCGGCACGGTCTGGAACAACATCAAGACCATCAACGGCGGTGACTCCGGCTTCACGCTCACCGGCGACGGGACCGTGAACAACACCGTCAAGAACATCGACAGTTACGGCAACTACGACGCCGCAGGCCACGGCGAGAACGCCGACGGCATCGCCGTGAAGTTCGGCTCCGGCACCGGCAACCTCATCACCGGGGCCCGCCTCTACAACAACTCGGACGACGGGATCGACTTCTGGTCCTTCTCCTCGCCCGTCACCGTCGAGCACACCTGGTCCATGGGCAACGGCGTCAACCGCTGGTCCGACTCCGCCTTCGCGGGCGACGGCAACGGCTACAAGCTGGGCGGTGACGGCGAGGTCGTCGCGCACGTCATCAACAACTCGGCCGCCTGGGGCAACGCGGGCAACGGCTTCACCGAGAACTCCAACACCGGTGCCCTCGTCATCAACCGCACCACCGCCTACGCCAACAGCAAGTGGGGCTACTACTTCGCCACCAGCTCCGCCAAGCTCGGCAAGAACCTCGCGGTGAGCAACGGCGGCGGCTCGGTCAACAAGGGCTCCAAGGTCACCTCGTCCGGCAACAACTGGGACAGCGGGATCAGCACCCCCGCCTTCAGGTCGACGGACGCCTCCACGACGTACAACGCCCGCTCCTCCAGCGGCACCCTGCCCGCGACCACCTTCCTGACCACGGGCAGCACCACCATCGGCGCGACCATGGACTAG
- a CDS encoding HAD family acid phosphatase, with translation MHKPLRIAAVTAACAVAAGALYGAGAATAGQSTANSTHEPYNIGLLVKDIDTYYGTAADANGVYQASPTSPYAKDLASIDKAARKYIDQAARKAHHRGEKPAVVFDIDDTLLLSLDYEKRYNYTYNSATWAAYVNKADRPAVFGSPELVQYAEKKGVEVFYNSGLSEAQRSAAVENLKKIGADVNLDADHMFLKNTANPPSYLSGCATAGTWTCTTVQYKSGTRQHIEKDLGYEIIANFGDQYSDLDGGYADRTYKLPNPTYFVS, from the coding sequence ATGCATAAGCCATTGCGTATCGCAGCCGTCACCGCGGCGTGTGCCGTCGCCGCCGGCGCCCTCTACGGCGCCGGCGCGGCCACCGCCGGCCAGTCCACGGCGAACTCCACGCACGAGCCCTACAACATCGGGCTCCTGGTCAAGGACATCGACACCTACTACGGCACCGCCGCCGACGCGAACGGTGTCTACCAGGCGTCGCCCACCAGCCCCTACGCCAAGGACCTGGCGTCCATCGACAAGGCGGCCCGGAAGTACATCGACCAGGCCGCCCGCAAGGCGCACCACCGGGGTGAGAAGCCCGCCGTCGTCTTCGACATCGACGACACGCTGCTGCTCAGCCTCGACTACGAGAAGCGCTACAACTACACGTACAACTCCGCCACTTGGGCGGCCTACGTCAACAAGGCCGACCGTCCGGCGGTCTTCGGCAGCCCCGAACTCGTGCAGTACGCCGAGAAGAAGGGTGTGGAGGTCTTCTACAACTCCGGTCTGAGCGAGGCCCAGCGCTCCGCCGCGGTCGAGAACCTGAAGAAGATCGGCGCCGACGTGAACCTCGACGCCGACCACATGTTCCTCAAGAACACGGCCAACCCGCCGTCGTACCTGAGCGGTTGCGCGACCGCGGGCACCTGGACCTGCACCACCGTGCAGTACAAGTCCGGTACCCGGCAGCACATCGAGAAGGACCTCGGGTACGAGATCATCGCCAACTTCGGCGACCAGTACTCCGACCTCGACGGCGGCTACGCCGACAGGACGTACAAGCTGCCCAACCCGACGTACTTCGTCAGCTAG
- a CDS encoding family 43 glycosylhydrolase, whose translation MRPRILLFACLSLLLALLTAPPGSALSGAPPVTHPQYAGYLFAYFTGEGTADGEQIRYALSRGNDPLHWRELNRGRPVLTSTTGEKGLRDPFVIRSPEGDRFYLIATDLRMYKNSSGSWDEVQRHGSKSVMIWESTDLVHWTDQRLVKVAPDNAGNTWAPEAYWDDSLDAYVVFWASKLYADDDPGHTGSTYNKMLYATTKDFRTFSAPKVWNDPGYSVIDSTVVKYKDSYYRYTKDERDPTSSSPCAKFITGEKSKSLTATKYRLVADCIGSGAMDRGEGPTVFRSNTEKKWYLFIDEYGGRGYVPFETTDLDSGRWTPSTNYQLPASPRHGTVIPVTQKEYDRLLAAYPSTAASVVDATAQGQKGYAIVTEAASKVVLPMRPGTDLARLAPELAVGEGARVSPASGTRRDFGTPRTYTVTAADGTTRRWTVEAVPTGSPVLPGLNADPDVHYLNGEYWIYPTTDGFQGWGGTKFKAYSSKDLVHWKDHGVILDLGADVSWADKYAWAPAIAERDGKYYFYFCAEQQIGVAVADSPAGPFKDALGKPLVAKGGALPGQMIDPAVFTDDDGTSYLYWGNGHGYVVPLDDDMTSYDPAKIQDITPDNFREGSFVIKRNGTYYFMWSEDDTRSEDYHVAYATGPSPLGPWTKKGTILSKRPEYGILATGHHSVVNVPGTDDWYFVYHRFALNGPGRPGGDGMHRETTVDRMEFAADGSIEPVVPTLEGIRPVKN comes from the coding sequence ATGCGCCCCCGTATCCTCCTTTTCGCCTGTCTCTCGCTACTCCTGGCCCTGCTCACCGCACCGCCCGGTTCCGCCCTCTCAGGAGCTCCACCCGTGACCCACCCCCAGTACGCCGGCTATCTCTTCGCCTACTTCACCGGCGAGGGCACTGCCGACGGCGAGCAGATCCGCTACGCCCTCAGCCGCGGCAACGACCCCCTGCACTGGCGTGAGCTGAACCGGGGCAGGCCCGTCCTGACGTCGACGACCGGCGAGAAGGGGCTGCGCGACCCCTTCGTGATCCGCTCCCCCGAAGGCGACAGGTTCTATCTGATCGCCACCGACCTGCGCATGTACAAGAACAGCAGCGGCAGCTGGGACGAGGTCCAGCGGCACGGCAGCAAGTCGGTCATGATCTGGGAGTCCACCGACCTGGTCCACTGGACCGACCAGCGGCTGGTGAAGGTGGCTCCGGACAACGCGGGCAACACCTGGGCCCCGGAGGCCTACTGGGACGACAGCCTCGACGCGTACGTCGTCTTCTGGGCGTCGAAGCTGTACGCCGACGACGACCCCGGGCACACCGGATCGACGTACAACAAGATGCTGTACGCGACCACGAAGGACTTCCGCACCTTCAGCGCGCCGAAGGTCTGGAACGACCCCGGCTACTCGGTGATCGACTCGACGGTCGTGAAGTACAAGGACTCCTACTACCGCTACACCAAGGATGAGCGGGACCCCACCTCCAGCTCGCCCTGCGCGAAGTTCATCACCGGCGAGAAGTCGAAGAGCCTGACCGCGACCAAGTACCGGCTGGTGGCGGACTGCATCGGCAGCGGAGCGATGGACCGCGGTGAGGGACCGACGGTGTTCAGGTCCAACACCGAGAAGAAGTGGTACCTGTTCATCGACGAGTACGGCGGCCGCGGCTACGTCCCCTTCGAGACCACCGACCTCGACTCGGGCAGGTGGACCCCGTCCACGAACTACCAGCTGCCCGCGAGTCCCCGGCACGGCACGGTGATTCCGGTGACGCAGAAGGAGTACGACCGGCTGCTGGCCGCGTACCCGTCGACGGCCGCTTCCGTCGTGGACGCGACCGCGCAGGGCCAGAAGGGCTACGCGATCGTCACGGAGGCCGCGTCGAAGGTGGTGCTGCCGATGCGGCCGGGCACCGATCTCGCCCGGCTGGCACCGGAGTTGGCGGTCGGCGAGGGGGCGCGGGTGAGCCCCGCGTCCGGTACCCGGCGGGACTTCGGCACACCGCGGACGTACACGGTGACGGCGGCCGACGGGACCACCCGCAGATGGACCGTCGAGGCCGTGCCGACCGGCAGTCCGGTCCTGCCCGGCCTGAACGCCGACCCGGACGTTCACTATCTCAACGGCGAGTACTGGATCTACCCGACGACCGACGGCTTCCAGGGCTGGGGCGGCACGAAGTTCAAGGCGTACTCGTCGAAGGACCTGGTCCACTGGAAGGACCACGGGGTCATCCTCGACCTGGGCGCGGACGTGTCGTGGGCCGACAAGTACGCCTGGGCGCCGGCGATCGCCGAGCGGGACGGGAAGTACTACTTCTACTTCTGCGCCGAGCAGCAGATCGGTGTGGCGGTGGCGGACTCCCCCGCCGGACCCTTCAAGGACGCCCTGGGCAAGCCGCTGGTGGCGAAGGGCGGTGCGCTGCCGGGCCAGATGATCGACCCGGCCGTCTTCACGGACGACGACGGGACGTCGTACCTCTACTGGGGCAACGGGCACGGGTACGTGGTGCCGCTCGACGACGACATGACCTCGTACGACCCGGCGAAGATCCAGGACATCACCCCGGACAACTTCCGCGAGGGGTCCTTCGTGATCAAGCGGAACGGCACGTACTACTTCATGTGGTCCGAGGACGACACCCGCAGCGAGGACTACCACGTCGCCTATGCGACGGGACCGTCCCCGCTCGGCCCGTGGACCAAGAAGGGGACGATCCTGTCCAAGCGTCCCGAGTACGGCATCCTCGCCACCGGCCACCACTCCGTGGTGAACGTCCCCGGCACCGACGACTGGTACTTCGTCTACCACCGGTTCGCCCTGAACGGGCCGGGGAGGCCGGGCGGGGACGGCATGCACCGTGAAACGACCGTCGACCGCATGGAGTTCGCGGCGGACGGCTCGATCGAGCCGGTGGTGCCGACCCTCGAAGGAATCCGGCCGGTGAAGAACTAG